A region of Plantactinospora sp. BC1 DNA encodes the following proteins:
- the urtE gene encoding urea ABC transporter ATP-binding subunit UrtE → MLTVQGLDVAYGRAQVLFGVDLAAPAGSLVCVMGRNGVGKTTLLKAIMGVLPVRAGRVHFAGEEITGLKTHERVRRGLGYVPPGHETFPQLTVGENLQVAAEAAGQVSRGAVDEALDLFPALPGLLKRRAGFLSGGQQQQLAIARALVSRPKMLLLDEPTEGIQPSIILEIEEAVQRLHNELGLAILLVEQYLDLALRLADRFVILDAGEVVRSGDRSDLRDPSVHSLLSV, encoded by the coding sequence ATGCTGACCGTGCAGGGCCTGGACGTGGCGTACGGGCGGGCGCAGGTGCTCTTCGGGGTGGACCTGGCGGCGCCGGCCGGCTCCCTGGTCTGCGTGATGGGGCGCAACGGGGTCGGCAAGACGACCCTGCTCAAGGCGATCATGGGCGTACTGCCGGTCCGGGCCGGCCGGGTGCACTTCGCCGGAGAGGAGATCACCGGGCTGAAGACCCACGAGCGGGTACGCCGGGGACTCGGCTACGTACCGCCCGGCCACGAGACCTTCCCGCAGCTCACCGTCGGGGAGAACCTCCAGGTGGCGGCGGAGGCGGCCGGTCAGGTCAGCCGGGGGGCGGTGGACGAGGCCCTCGACCTCTTCCCGGCGCTGCCGGGGCTGCTGAAGCGCCGGGCCGGCTTCCTCTCCGGCGGGCAGCAGCAGCAACTCGCCATCGCCCGTGCCCTGGTCAGCCGGCCGAAGATGCTGCTGCTGGACGAGCCGACCGAGGGCATCCAGCCGTCGATCATCCTGGAGATCGAGGAGGCGGTACAGCGGCTGCACAACGAACTCGGGCTCGCCATCCTGCTGGTCGAGCAGTACCTGGACCTGGCGCTGCGGCTCGCCGACCGGTTCGTGATCCTGGACGCCGGTGAGGTGGTCCGATCCGGTGACCGGAGCGACCTGCGGGATCCGTCGGTGCACTCGCTGCTCTCGGTCTAG
- the urtD gene encoding urea ABC transporter ATP-binding protein UrtD has product MTELLRVRGLNVLFSGFRAITDLDFTVGAGELRFLIGPNGAGKTTLIDVITGLTRPAAGSVRFAGTELLGRREHQIVRLGIGRTFQTSVVFEQLTVLENLDLAATFRRPLGTLLRRRRGVADQVAAALETTGLAELADRPAGVLSHGQRQWLEIGMLLAQRPSLLLLDEPVAGMSRDERARTGELLRQVAKEHTVIVVEHDMDFLRRFASTVTVLHEGRLLCEGTVAQVQADPRVQEVYLGRTRKESAELVREAS; this is encoded by the coding sequence ATGACCGAGCTGCTCCGGGTACGCGGGCTGAACGTGCTCTTCTCCGGCTTCCGGGCGATCACCGATCTCGACTTCACGGTCGGCGCCGGCGAGCTGCGCTTCCTGATCGGGCCGAACGGGGCCGGCAAGACCACCCTGATCGACGTGATCACCGGGCTGACCAGACCCGCCGCCGGCTCGGTCCGCTTCGCCGGTACGGAGCTGCTGGGGCGGCGGGAGCACCAGATCGTCCGGCTCGGCATCGGCCGTACCTTCCAGACGTCGGTCGTCTTCGAGCAGTTGACCGTACTGGAGAACCTGGACCTGGCCGCGACGTTCCGGCGCCCGCTCGGCACCCTGCTGCGGCGTCGCCGGGGCGTCGCCGACCAGGTGGCGGCGGCGCTGGAGACCACCGGGCTGGCCGAGTTGGCCGACCGCCCGGCCGGGGTGCTCTCGCACGGGCAGCGGCAGTGGCTGGAGATCGGCATGCTGCTCGCCCAGCGGCCCAGCCTGCTGCTGCTGGACGAGCCGGTGGCCGGGATGAGCCGGGACGAGCGGGCCCGGACCGGCGAGCTGCTCCGGCAGGTCGCGAAGGAGCACACGGTGATCGTGGTGGAACACGACATGGACTTCCTGCGCCGGTTCGCCAGCACGGTGACGGTGCTGCACGAGGGCCGGCTGCTCTGCGAGGGGACGGTGGCGCAGGTGCAGGCCGATCCCCGGGTGCAGGAGGTCTATCTCGGCCGGACCCGCAAGGAGAGCGCCGAGCTGGTCAGGGAGGCGTCGTGA
- the urtC gene encoding urea ABC transporter permease subunit UrtC, whose protein sequence is MTGTVAAAQDRRGGPLRRRLTGPALFVAVGLLLVLVAPAVLSPFRLDLLGKYLCYAIVAVGIGLAWGRGGMLTLGQGVFFGLGGYAMGMHLKLREAGPGGLPDFMVWSGVESLPALWRPFANPAFALAMVVLLPVTVAVLLGLLVFRQRVRGAYFAVLSQALAAAFVILLVGQQGLTGGTNGLTNFQMFYGLDLYQPGDKRILYLVVVGVLGGMFLLAWQLSRSRFGQLLLAVRDGEDRVRFLGYEPAVVKTIAFAVSAGMAGIAGALFVPMVGLLSPANLGIVASLELLIGVAIGGRFSLAGAVGGALLVNYAKTVFSEESADNWIYLQGAMFVVVMLWAPRGLAGLAADLRAAVRHRRRRPGRAVAAPVPSGTPAANGRGPVDSVVPVAPVERSPAGVSVAAANRAEEPA, encoded by the coding sequence GTGACCGGGACGGTCGCGGCCGCACAGGACCGGCGGGGCGGCCCGCTGCGGCGCCGGCTGACCGGCCCGGCGCTCTTCGTCGCGGTCGGCCTGCTGCTGGTACTGGTCGCCCCGGCGGTGCTCTCGCCGTTCCGGCTGGACCTGCTCGGCAAGTACCTCTGCTACGCCATCGTCGCGGTCGGGATCGGCCTGGCCTGGGGCCGGGGCGGGATGCTCACCCTCGGCCAGGGCGTCTTCTTCGGCCTCGGCGGCTACGCCATGGGCATGCACCTGAAGCTGCGCGAGGCCGGTCCCGGCGGGCTGCCGGACTTCATGGTCTGGAGCGGGGTGGAGAGCCTGCCGGCGCTCTGGCGGCCCTTCGCCAACCCGGCCTTCGCGCTCGCCATGGTGGTGCTGCTGCCGGTCACCGTCGCGGTGCTGCTCGGCCTGCTGGTGTTCCGGCAGCGGGTCCGGGGCGCCTACTTCGCCGTGCTCTCCCAGGCGCTGGCCGCCGCGTTCGTGATCCTGTTGGTCGGCCAGCAGGGGCTGACCGGCGGCACGAACGGGCTGACCAACTTCCAGATGTTCTACGGGCTGGACCTCTACCAGCCGGGCGACAAGCGGATCCTCTACCTGGTCGTGGTGGGTGTGCTCGGGGGGATGTTCCTGCTCGCCTGGCAGTTGAGCCGCAGCCGCTTCGGGCAGTTGCTCCTCGCCGTGCGCGACGGTGAGGACCGGGTGCGCTTCCTCGGCTACGAGCCGGCCGTGGTGAAGACCATCGCCTTCGCCGTCTCCGCCGGGATGGCCGGGATCGCCGGTGCGCTCTTCGTGCCGATGGTCGGCCTGCTCAGCCCGGCCAACCTGGGCATCGTCGCCTCGCTCGAGCTGCTGATCGGGGTGGCGATCGGCGGCCGGTTCTCGCTGGCCGGCGCGGTCGGCGGCGCCCTGCTGGTCAACTACGCCAAGACCGTCTTCAGCGAGGAGTCGGCGGACAACTGGATCTATCTCCAGGGCGCGATGTTCGTGGTGGTGATGCTCTGGGCGCCGCGTGGGCTCGCCGGGCTCGCCGCCGACCTCCGGGCCGCCGTCCGGCACCGGCGCCGCCGCCCGGGCCGGGCCGTCGCGGCTCCGGTCCCGTCGGGTACCCCGGCGGCGAACGGACGCGGCCCCGTCGACTCCGTCGTCCCGGTCGCACCGGTCGAGCGCTCCCCGGCCGGGGTGTCGGTGGCGGCCGCCAACCGGGCGGAGGAGCCGGCATGA
- the urtB gene encoding urea ABC transporter permease subunit UrtB, with protein MATLNQLVIGASIGAVLLLIALGLTFTFGQMGVINMAHGEFIMAGAYTAYLLQPLVGTQSVLVALPLAFAVAGVLGLILERLAIRHFYGRPLDTLLLTWGISLVLQQVARDIFGAPNVQVRAPGWLTGGLDLGGVRLPYNRVFIMVLAVGCVLAIWLYLTRLRHGRRMRAVMQNRQLAAVSGVATERVDQLTFFIGSGLAGVAGVALTLIGPVGPTLGTNYIVDAFLVVVAGGLGQLRGAVIAAFALGILNSFVEFWVDNGASFAKVVVFAVIIGFLQLRPQGMFVVRTRALS; from the coding sequence ATGGCGACACTCAACCAACTGGTGATCGGGGCGAGCATCGGAGCGGTGCTGCTCCTGATCGCCCTCGGTCTGACCTTCACGTTCGGCCAGATGGGCGTGATCAACATGGCCCACGGCGAGTTCATCATGGCCGGCGCCTACACGGCGTACCTGCTGCAACCGCTGGTCGGCACCCAGTCGGTGCTGGTCGCCCTGCCGTTGGCGTTCGCCGTCGCCGGGGTGCTCGGGCTGATCCTCGAACGGCTGGCGATCCGGCACTTCTACGGCAGACCGCTGGACACCCTGCTGCTCACCTGGGGGATCAGCCTGGTCCTGCAACAGGTCGCCCGGGACATCTTCGGCGCGCCGAACGTGCAGGTACGCGCACCGGGCTGGCTCACCGGCGGTCTCGACCTCGGCGGCGTACGCCTGCCGTACAACCGGGTCTTCATCATGGTGCTCGCGGTCGGCTGCGTGCTGGCGATCTGGCTCTACCTGACCCGGCTGCGGCACGGCCGGCGGATGCGCGCGGTGATGCAGAACCGGCAGCTCGCCGCGGTCAGCGGGGTGGCCACCGAACGGGTCGACCAGCTCACCTTCTTCATCGGCTCCGGCCTGGCCGGGGTCGCCGGGGTGGCGCTCACCCTGATCGGCCCGGTCGGGCCCACCCTCGGCACCAATTACATCGTGGACGCGTTCCTGGTGGTCGTCGCCGGCGGCCTCGGACAACTCCGGGGCGCGGTCATCGCCGCCTTCGCCCTCGGCATCCTGAACAGCTTCGTCGAATTCTGGGTCGACAACGGGGCCAGCTTCGCCAAGGTGGTGGTGTTCGCCGTGATCATCGGTTTCCTCCAGCTCCGCCCGCAGGGGATGTTCGTCGTGCGTACCCGGGCACTGTCGTGA
- the urtA gene encoding urea ABC transporter substrate-binding protein gives MPRGVRNRLVMLVAAAVLLAAGGCAEDPTTASGAGSGSTIKVGILHSLSGTMAISEVTVRDAELLAIEEINAAGGLLGKKLEPVVEDGASDWPTFAEKAQKLISADRVATVFGGWTSASRKAMLPVFERNRALLWYPVQYEGLESSPYIFYTGATTNQQIVPGLDYLREQGKKTVFLVGSDYVFPRTANKIIKAYAAANGMTVLGEEYTPLGHTEYSTVVNKLQQARPDAVFNTLNGDSNVAFFKQLRSSGITAEAMPTVSVSVAEEEVVGIGPENVAGHLVAWNYYQTTAGARNETFVKAFKAKYGAAKVTSDPMEAGYNAVHLWAEAVKKAGSVDVEAVKKASAGISLETPEGTVTIDGENQHVFKTARIGLVQPDGQIREVWNSGKPIKPDPYLKGYPWAAGLS, from the coding sequence ATGCCACGAGGCGTGCGGAACCGGCTGGTCATGCTGGTCGCGGCGGCGGTGTTGCTGGCCGCGGGCGGATGTGCCGAAGATCCGACGACGGCGTCGGGTGCTGGCAGTGGAAGCACCATCAAGGTCGGCATCCTGCACTCGTTGAGCGGCACCATGGCGATCAGCGAGGTGACCGTACGGGATGCCGAACTGCTCGCCATCGAGGAGATCAACGCCGCCGGTGGGTTGCTCGGGAAGAAGCTCGAACCGGTCGTCGAGGACGGCGCCTCGGACTGGCCCACCTTCGCCGAGAAGGCGCAGAAGCTGATCTCCGCCGACCGGGTCGCCACCGTCTTCGGCGGCTGGACCTCGGCCAGTCGCAAGGCGATGCTGCCGGTCTTCGAGCGCAACAGGGCGCTGCTCTGGTATCCGGTCCAGTACGAGGGGCTGGAGAGTTCGCCGTACATCTTCTACACCGGGGCGACCACCAACCAGCAGATCGTGCCCGGCCTGGACTACCTCAGGGAGCAGGGGAAGAAGACCGTCTTCCTGGTCGGCAGCGACTACGTCTTCCCGCGTACCGCGAACAAGATCATCAAGGCGTACGCGGCGGCGAACGGGATGACGGTGCTCGGCGAGGAGTACACCCCGCTCGGTCACACCGAATACAGCACGGTGGTGAACAAGCTCCAGCAGGCCAGGCCGGACGCGGTCTTCAACACCCTGAACGGGGACAGCAACGTCGCCTTCTTCAAGCAGCTGCGCAGCAGCGGCATCACCGCCGAGGCGATGCCGACCGTCTCGGTCAGCGTCGCCGAGGAGGAGGTCGTCGGCATCGGCCCGGAGAACGTCGCCGGCCACCTGGTGGCCTGGAACTACTACCAGACCACGGCCGGGGCCCGGAACGAGACCTTCGTGAAGGCGTTCAAGGCCAAGTACGGCGCCGCCAAGGTCACCTCCGACCCGATGGAGGCCGGCTACAACGCCGTGCACCTCTGGGCGGAGGCGGTGAAGAAGGCGGGCAGCGTCGACGTCGAGGCGGTGAAGAAGGCGTCGGCCGGGATCTCGCTGGAGACCCCGGAGGGGACCGTCACCATCGACGGCGAGAACCAGCACGTCTTCAAGACCGCCCGGATCGGGCTGGTCCAGCCGGACGGCCAGATCCGCGAGGTCTGGAACTCCGGCAAGCCGATCAAGCCCGACCCCTACCTGAAGGGCTACCCGTGGGCGGCCGGCCTCTCCTGA